The following proteins are co-located in the Vicugna pacos chromosome 3, VicPac4, whole genome shotgun sequence genome:
- the POU4F3 gene encoding POU domain, class 4, transcription factor 3 — MMAMNAKQPFGMHPVLQEPKFSSLHSGSEAMRRVCLPAPQLQGNIFGSFDESLLARAEALAAVDIVSHGKNHPFKPDATYHTMSSVPCTSTSSTVPISHPAALTSHPHHAVHQGLEGDLLEHISPTLSVSGLGAPEHSVMPAQIHPHHLGAMGHLHQAMGMSHPHAVAPHSAMPACLSDVESDPRELEAFAERFKQRRIKLGVTQADVGAALANLKIPGVGSLSQSTICRFESLTLSHNNMIALKPVLQAWLEEAEAAYREKNSKPELFNGSERKRKRTSIAAPEKRSLEAYFAIQPRPSSEKIAAIAEKLDLKKNVVRVWFCNQRQKQKRMKYSAVH, encoded by the exons ATGATGGCCATGAACGCCAAGCAGCCTTTCGGCATGCACCCGGTGCTTCAAGAACCCAAATTCTCCAGCCTGCACTCCGGCTCCGAGGCCATGCGCCGAGTATGTCTCCCAGCCCCGCAG CTGCAGGGTAATATATTTGGAAGCTTTGATGAGAGCCTGCTGGCACGCGCCGAAGCTCTGGCGGCGGTGGATATCGTCTCCCACGGCAAGAACCATCCGTTCAAGCCCGACGCCACCTACCATACCATGAGCAGCGTGCCCTGCACGTCCACTTCGTCCACCGTGCCCATCTCCCACCCGGCCGCGCTCACCTCGCACCCGCACCACGCCGTGCACCAGGGCCTCGAGGGCGACCTGCTAGAGCACATCTCGCCCACGCTGAGCGTAAGCGGCTTGGGTGCCCCCGAGCACTCTGTGATGCCAGCGCAAATCCACCCGCACCACCTGGGCGCCATGGGCCATCTGCACCAGGCCATGGGCATGAGCCACCCACATGCCGTGGCGCCGCACAGCGCCATGCCTGCATGCCTCAGCGACGTGGAGTCGGACCCGCGAGAGCTTGAGGCCTTTGCCGAGCGCTTCAAGCAGCGGCGCATCAAGTTGGGGGTGACCCAGGCGGACGTGGGCGCGGCTCTAGCCAACCTCAAGATCCCCGGCGTCGGCTCGCTCAGCCAGAGCACCATCTGCAGGTTCGAGTCTCTCACTCTATCTCACAACAACATGATTGCACTCAAGCCAGTGCTCCAAGCTTGGCTGGAAGAAGCCGAGGCCGCCTATCGAGAGAAAAACAGCAAGCCGGAGCTCTTCAACGGCAGTGAACGGAAGCGCAAACGCACGTCCATCGCGGCACCAGAGAAGCGCTCGCTAGAGGCCTACTTCGCTATCCAGCCGCGGCCCTCATCTGAGAAGATCGCAGCCATTGCTGAGAAACTGGACCTTAAAAAGAACGTGGTGAGGGTCTGGTTCTGCAaccagagacagaaacagaaacgAATGAAATATTCGGCTGTCCACTGA